Proteins from one Panicum virgatum strain AP13 chromosome 7K, P.virgatum_v5, whole genome shotgun sequence genomic window:
- the LOC120640563 gene encoding probable aldo-keto reductase 2, with product MAAAPVTVPRMKLGSQGLEVSALGLGCMGMSAYYGPPKPEPDMIALIHHAVAAGVTLLDTSDVYGPHTNEILLGKALQGGVREKVQLATKFGIRLGADDGTREIRGDPAYVRAACEGSLKRLGVDCIDLYYQHRIDTRVPIEVTVGELKKLVEEGKIKYIGLSEASASTIRRAHAVHPITAVQMEWSLWSRDVEAEIIPTCRELGIGIVAYSPLGRGFLSSGPNLVNTLSDQDFRKDLPRFQPENLEKNALIFEKVNAMAVRKGCRPSQLALAWVDHQGPDVCPIPGTTKIENFNNNVAALSVKLTPEDMAELESYASVDVQGDRYHDFLNTWKDSETPPLSSWKAE from the exons ATGGCTGCAGCTCCGGTGACGGTGCCGCGCATGAAGCTGGGGTCGCAGGGGTTGGAGGTCTCGGCGCTTGGCCTCGGCTGCATGGGCATGTCCGCCTACTACGGCCCGCCGAAGCCTGAGCCGGACATGATCGCGCTCATCcaccacgccgtcgccgccggcgtcacCCTCCTCGACACCTCCGACGTCTACGGCCCTCACACCAACGAGATCCTCCTTGGCAAGGCTCTGCAGGGTGGGGTGAGGGAGAAGGTGCAGCTGGCCACCAAGTTCGGCATACGCCTGGGCGCCGACGACGGCACCCGTGAGATCCGCGGGGACCCGGCGTACGTTCGCGCCGCGTGCGAGGGCAGCCTCAAGCGGTTGGGCGTGGACTGCATCGACCTCTACTACCAGCATCGCATCGACACAAGGGTACCCATCGAGGTCACG GTAGGTGAACTCAAGAAACTAGTCGAAGAGGGTAAGATAAAATACATTGGCCTGTCAGAAGCATCGGCGTCGACCATCAGGAGGGCGCACGCAGTTCACCCAATCACCGCTGTCCAGATGGAGTGGTCTCTCTGGTCAAGAGATGTTGAAGCAGAAATAATCCCAACTTGCAG GGAGCTTGGCATTGGAATAGTCGCATATAGTCCACTAGGCAGAGGGTTCTTGTCAAGCGGGCCTAACCTGGTCAACACGCTTTCTGATCAAGATTTCCGCAAG GATTTGCCTAGGTTTCAGCCAGAAAACCTAGAGAAGAATGCCTTGATATTTGAGAAAGTGAATGCAATGGCGGTAAGGAAGGGGTGCAGGCCATCTCAGCTGGCGTTGGCATGGGTTGACCACCAGGGACCTGATGTCTGCCCCATACCTGGGACAACAAAGATTGAGAATTTCAACAATAATGTGGCGGCCTTGTCCGTGAAGCTCACGCCTGAAGACATGGCTGAGCTCGAGTCCTATGCCTCGGTGGATGTCCAGGGTGATCGCTACCATGACTTCCTCAACACCTGGAAGGATTCTGAGACTCCTCCCTTGTCCTCCTGGAAGGCTGAGTAA
- the LOC120640021 gene encoding probable aldo-keto reductase 2 yields MRGPGVRDLRRWRRLRTVGGKLSVDCIDLYFQHRVDKKVPIEVTIGELKKLVDEGKIKYIGLSEPSSSTIRRAHTVHPISAVQIEWSLWSRDVEEEVIPTCRELGIGIVAYSPLGRGFFSSGSKMVESLSDDDYRKFIPRYQPENLDTNIQIFERVNAMAARKGCSTSQLALAWVHHQGSDVCLIPGTTKIQNFNDNVGALSVKLTPEEMAELESYAAGEVQGDRNAVLMDIIWKDSDTPPLSSWKLE; encoded by the exons ATGAG AGGTCCAGGCGTCAGAGATCTGAGAAGGTGGCGACGATTGCGGACGGTTGGAGGAAAATTAAGTGTCGATTGCATTGACCTCTACTTCCAGCACCGTGTCGACAAGAAGGTGCCCATCGAGGTCACG ATTGGTGAACTCAAGAAGCTAGTCGATGAAGGGAAG ATAAAATATATCGGGTTATCTGAACCATCCTCATCCACAATAAGAAGAGCTCATACAGTCCATCCTATATCTGCAGTTCAGATTGAGTGGTCGCTATGGTCCAgagatgtggaagaagaagtgaTTCCTACTTGCAG AGAACTTGGAATTGGGATCGTGGCTTACAGTCCACTGGGCAGAGGGTTCTTTTCTAGTGGGTCAAAAATGGTTGAGTCACTGTCCGACGATGACTACCGcaag TTTATTCCTCGATATCAACCAGAGAATCTCGACACGAACATCCAGATATTTGAGCGTGTCAACGCGATGGCAGCAAGAAAAGGATGCTCCACATCACAACTCGCATTGGCTTGGGTTCACCATCAGGGAAGCGATGTTTGCCTGATACCAGGCACAACAAAAATTCAGAATTTCAATGACAACGTTGGAGCACTGTCTGTGAAGCTGACACCAGAGGAGATGGCTGAGCTGGAGTCATATGCTGCAGGTGAAGTCCAGGGAGACCGGAACGCTGTACTTATGGACATCATATGGAAGGATTCCGACACCCCGCCATTGTCATCTTGGAAACTTGAGTAG
- the LOC120640565 gene encoding probable aldo-keto reductase 3, whose amino-acid sequence MAAAPVTVPRMKLGSQGLEVSAQGLGCMGMSMAYGERKPEADMVALLHHAVAAGVTFLDTSDVYGPHTNEALLGTALQAGEVRGKVQLATKFGITPDVRGVRGDPAYVRAACEGSLRRLGVSCIDLYYQHRIDTTVPVEVTIGELKKLVEEGKIKYIGLSEASASTIRRAHAVHPITAVQLEWSLWSRDVEQDIIPTCRELGIGIVAYSPLGRGFFSGGAKLVKELPDNDFRKNLPRFQPENLEKNALIFERVSEMAARKGCTSSQLALAWVHHQGTDVCPIPGTTKINNFNQNLGALSVKLTPEVMAELESYAAMDDVQGDRYHSTFLNTWKDSETPPLSSWKGN is encoded by the exons ATGGCTGCTGCTCCGGTGACGGTGCCGCGGATGAAGCTGGGCTCCCAGGGGCTGGAGGTCTCGGCGCAGGGCCTCGGCTGCATGGGCATGTCCATGGCGTACGGAGAGCGCAAGCCGGAGGCCGACATGGTGGCGCTCCTCCACCACGCCGTCGCAGCGGGGGTCACCTTCCTCGACACCTCCGACGTCTACGGGCCTCACACCAACGAGGCCCTCCTCGGCACGGCGCTGCAGGCGGGTGAGGTGAGGGGGAAGGTGCAGCTCGCCACCAAGTTCGGCATCACGCCGGACGTGAGGGGGGTGCGCGGCGACCCGGCGTACGTGCGCGCGGCGTGCGAGGGCAGCCTCCGCCGGCTCGGCGTCAGCTGCATCGACCTCTATTACCAGCACCGGATTGACACCACGGTGCCCGTCGAGGTCACG ATTGGTGAGCTCAAGAAGCTGGTTGAAGAAGGGAAGATAAAGTACATCGGGCTGTCCGAAGCGTCTGCATCAACAATCAGGAGAGCGCACGCAGTTCACCCGATCACCGCCGTCCAGCTGGAGTGGTCTCTCTGGTCACGAGATGTAGAGCAAGATATAATCCCAACGTGCAG AGAACTTGGCATTGGGATCGTCGCATACAGTCCATTAGGCAGAGGGTTTTTCTCCGGTGGAGCCAAACTGGTCAAGGAACTGCCCGACAACGATTTCCGCAAG AATCTACCAAGGTTTCAGCCAGAGAACCTGGAGAAGAACGCACTCATATTTGAGCGTGTCAGTGAGATGGCCGCAAGGAAAGGATGCACGTCATCGCAGCTCGCACTAGCCTGGGTTCACCATCAGGGAACCGATGTCTGCCCCATACCTGGAACCACAAAGATAAACAACTTCAACCAGAACCTGGGAGCGTTGTCGGTGAAGCTCACGCCCGAGGTGATGGCAGAGCTTGAGTCCTATGCCGCCATGGATGATGTCCAAGGTGACCGGTATCACAGCACATTTCTGAATACCTGGAAGGATTCCGAGACCCCTCCTCTGTCATCTTGGAAAGGGAATTAG